agctaaatttgactcttaactttttaaaaagagtcaaattatttTTAACGAAAATGgtgattaaaacattaattttatcGTTGTTGACGTGACAACTCACATTACAGTCCATGTGCACATCATGGtaacttaaaattattaattttttatgttatgtcaacaaataatttaaaaattaaaaatatataaaaaaattttatacaacttttaattaaaaagaacttaGAGTACACATGGATTGTAAATAAAGGGTTGTATTTCAATAATTAATGGTTTAGGTAATAAATTCATAtaactctttttaaaatattaaaaatcagaTTTAACTAAAAAGACCAAATTAACAATAGGTTAAAAAgctaaatttcaaattataacaCTTCAAAAACTCAAACTCTTATAACCGCCGACAAGAACAAATGTCTCATTGGCTGATCATCGTAAAAAGTGTTCAAATTTAATCGACAACTAAATATAATTGCAGGACACCTAAAACCTCAgacaaaaaataaaggaaaaggaaaatatgATGGCCAAAGTAACGAAGTAACAGcgatcaaataaaaattatatatacggTAACTGCTTTAACTGGAAAAGCTAAAGTGTAAAAGACGATATGGTACTAACTAGTTAAGAAGAAAAAGACGATATAGTACTGGAATCCGTGGATAAAAAGACCCTGCCTGCTCTGTCTCAAATCTCTCATCACAACAGAGACTCAAGCCCTTTTACCAGAGAAGTGCGAAGGAGAGTTTGGCAAAGAAGACGATGGCCGAAAGCTCCGCAATAAACAGATGCCTCTTCCTTTTTATGCTTATCTTCCCTCATTTCTCTACTCTAGCTCTAGCTGAAGATGGTAAGTACTCATCTCCTTTCTTCCATCATTCTCCATCTGCATACATATTACCTCATTTCCctttttgccttttttttaagAACATCTTTTCGACTTCTTGCATTGGTTCTTTTTGGATTATGCTTCCCTGGGCTTTTGTTATGCAGGAGAtctgttaaaagtgttaattgcATTAGCTAGCTACAGTCTTTTTTTTCGGGGGGAGGGGAGTTATCGTATGTTGGGGATTTGGTTGTCTATAAGCTTTAGTGATTTTGATTATTATTACAAAATTCCCATGTGATTTGGATTTCAGTtgtttggcttaaagaggtttaGTTCTTCCATTCCTTGTCATTTGTTGATCCCTTcaaagaacaattttttttttggtacattCAAAAAACAATTAATAGACTTAGGTTTTTCACACCAGCGGACTGCAATTAAATGCCCATATATTTCAGTGACAAATCCTCTATCCATTTTCTGCTGCAAATGCCCACATGAATTCCCTCATTTCCTGCAAAGATTCTCTTCTCTTTCCAAGTAAACTCCATAATATCTTTTACTCTGTTCATTCGATAAAGCCATCAGATCGACGCCGTTTTCAGTAAAGACTAAAGAGTGAGCTTTACTTATGCTCCTACTCAGCCAGCACTAACCTGGATAACTTTATACTACAACTCAAgctgattttatttttatttatttttagaaaagtCTAAACGTGGGCCATTAAATGTTTAAGATCTTTTggttctttttattcttttctttttctaaattcaAGAGTCTAATCATGCATGCAGTTAGTGACTGTTAATACTTTGAAACAAACTTTAAATATAGCACTCCACTGTATCATTATCTGTCCCACCATAATTGAGTGTTTCTTGGAGATCCTTTCTCACTTTAAGTATGCAAGCCTGTTATTCCTCTAAATGCTTATTATTTCTTTACTAGTGAGTAGTGAGGAAGCTTTAAACCCTTAGGTGAATTTGTTTGGCAGTCATTGTCGGTTGTCAACTACATTATCACTCAGTCTGGTGGGGTTAAAAGCATTTTGCACAAGCCATAGGTGATCAATTGGCCGAAAGCTATAGCATCAACCTATATTTAGATACCAAAGTCATAGTTACTAGTAGCAAACTTTAAGGCCAAGCTGGATGGCTTGGTAGTTGGTAGCTTCTTTAATGGCAAATGTTGAACTTCCAAGGTCTATTCTTTCAAGTAAGAAACGATAGTAAAACAATagaagaaaattgagaaaaaaataaatgtgGCTACGTCAAAAAGTAAAAGGTGGGAAAGGTGTGTGTTGGTATAGAATAGAATAGAAAAGAAGTGAGTTAAGGATTTTGACGAATGAGTCCTTCATGTTCCCTTTTCGCCTTGTTCTAAGGTGAGTGAAATGACCAAAGAGGAACATATATTCATGCCAATTACATCTTTTTTTTAATCTTAGTTTAACAAAAGACAAGGGTTGTTTCTGCAATATTATCCTTGTCCTTTTAGTGCATCGTCCAAATTTCCAGCTTAGTTCTGTTCCGTAAAAGATTCGCATTCACAGTCGTAAGCCTGCATTTCTACTTGGCCTATATAAAAAATTGGAACGCATTTCTACcagggttttttttaatttctattgtgGAGTCAAAGTAGAGGAGACTAGCGTAGAAAATAATGGCTGAAACGGTGGGTAGGCCCCACAAGGTTATCACTGGCTCGTGTTTCAAGCTGGATGGTACTAGTCACGGCCTCTATGCGGCCACCATCGACATTTTCATTTCCCCCTTCCCCCAACTTGTATGATAATTTACAGGCTTGGAGAATAAATGTCGAATACTGATTGATAAATACGTTggtcattattatatttatttttataattatagttTCGTTTTTGTTTGCAGCTTATTTTATGCGAGTCTGagtacttttcatttatttttctgtGACAAAGTTTCGTTATCTTATTAGCGCACGAGCATGAGTTGGCCTCCACTTTGAAGCTAGTAACCAAGATAGATATTAtccaaagatttattttcttcctATAGTATACCTACTAGCTTTTGGTTGTTAATACCCATGCAATATATTGATGCATAAATGTGTAAATTCAGCCCCATGTTGTAATTTGTGTAAATAAGCCTAAGATTTGATTCTATTGGAGCTGTAATCAAGgtttataatatatgttaaaatttacCTAATATTTTGGTCTATCAAACTTAACTCTTATGGTACCAAAAAAATGCTCCTAAGTTGGTCATAAATTCGTTGTATTTTGTTGTGAAGGATTGGTGGCAAATGGTGATTTCGAGGCACGACCCTCGAACGGCTTCCCAAGCGAGGCAATAGCGGATGGGCCGACGGAGATCCCGAGCTGGAGAACAAAAGGCAGAGTGGAGCTGGTGTCGTCTGGGGAAAAAGTGAGCGGAGGGATGCTCCTCATCGTGCCCGGAGGCTCGAAAGCCGTTAGATTGGGTAATGACGCAGAGATCAGCCAAGAAGTAACGGTGGAGAAAGGGTCCACGTACGCAGTTACCTTCAGTGCGGCCCGCACGTGCGCGCAACTTGAGTCATTGAATGTGTCCGTGCCACCTGCTTCACAGTCGGTAGACCTCCAAACATTGTACAACGTCCAAGGGTGGGACCCTTACTCGATTTCATTCGAGGCAGAGGAGGATAAAGTGCCGTTGATTTTCCGGAACACCGGTATGGAAGATGACCCGGAATGTGGGCCCATCATTGATGATATTGCCATTAAAAAACTTGTTACCCCTGATCAGCCCAAAGGTAAACAACACTATacaatttctctctcttttttcttttttccttttgtttttttttgtagttACTGCGTTCACTTTTTTGGTATGGGACATTATGGGTCACATTAAACGTGTGAAGCTTGTTGTAATAGTGAGAGTTGTGTAGTCTCAAATTGTGCATTGGGATTAGGTACTATTTTTCAAGATAAGGTACCGAGAAAATTCAAAGATCATTGTCCTAAGGAGGTACTAGCCGATCGACTTATTTCCATTCATGGACCCCTCTCCCCTAAAATGCTGGATCTTACCCTAGAGTAGAGGTAACAATTTTATTGCTAGTAAAGTTGGACTTCAATGGAGAAACAACAAGTCAAACAAATTACATACTGGTTTTCTTAGGTAGAAGATGAGCCAAGGGActgcttttttttttgaatgtagCAAAATGTGGAAAATGTTAGCTCTAGATTTAATATCCTTATTTACAATTACAATAGCAGCGTAGTAACTTTGCCCTAACAGAAAGCAGCATTGGAAAAGACAAAAAAAGGTATGATCATTAATACGAAAACTCCAGTCAAGCCACCAACTTTACAAATCTATGTTACGTGGTGGTGGTTATAAATTACGTATATGTTTCTCATACTCTGAACCGTCCAATCAACTGTGGTCACTGCTCACCATGTCTAAGGGTGAGTTttgatgggcggtgcgtttacttgcggttagtgtaaaaatagtggtggcgattagattagatactgtagcgatactgtagcgtgagacaaaaagtaaacaaAACGCACCGCACCATAcctaatcgcccatccaaacccaccttaACACTCATAtcttaaccctttttttttctcgcCATGAgtaaaataattgttaaattttttgtttctGACAAGTGTGATATATCCGGGAAACATTTACTTTATATTTTCTACATCTCGAGGAACCGGAAtgaatattttgaaatgtttttttcACTACGTTGTTGATTGAATTTCACCTTGTTTTATGTTTTCTTCAGACAATGCAGTAGTTAACAGTGGCTTTGAATTTGGCCCTTGGATGTTCCAAAATGTATCTCTTGGTGTCTTGCTTCCGACCAACCTTGACGAAGAGACATCCCCATTACCAGGATGGATGGTCGAATCAACCAGGGCGGTTCGATACATTGATTCCAACCATTATGCTGTCCCAGAAGGCAAACGTGCCGTGGAGTTGGTTTCCGGCAAGGAAGGCATCATTTCTCAAATGGTGGAAACCAAACCAGATAAGCTATATAGCTTGACCTTCTCTTTGGGGCACGCTGGGGACAAATGCAAGGAACCACTGGCTGTAATGGCGTTTGCAGGGGACCAGGCACAAAATTTTCACTACACGCCTGACTCTAACTCCACCTTCCAAGTTGCTAGTGTGAACTTCACAGCCAAGGCGGAGAGGACACGTATCGCGTTCTACAGTGTGTATTACAATACAAGAACCGATGACATGAGCTCACTATGTGGTCCGGTGGTGGACGATGTTCGGGTGTGGTATTCATGGGCAAGTATAAATGAGGTCCAAATGTTGTTAGGGCTTGGACTTTCTTTTTGGGCTTAccttttggttttggtttagaGTTGGGTGCCTTAAGTAAAGGGTAGATTAATATTTGCTTTTTTTATGTAAGGTTTTAAGGCTAAAATATCCCAAGTTGCTTGTAATGTCCTCTTCTTTCCACGTTTTCGTTTGAGAAATGAAAATGAGTTTAGTTCCATTTGCtgatgtttttttatattaaagcAAAGATAATTAAGCCAAATAAATTTTAGAAGGGGCTGAAGGGTCCCTTAATTACTGTAAAAAAGAATcaattaaattttcttatttattattaagcaaaattcttaattaatttaagcaAAAGTGTTTCATTAATTTATAGGTGTCATTACAAGAAACTTTAAAGTTGACTcgaattcaaaattcaaattgagttttatttttaaaacacaaacatgaatcaaagtagaaatattttatattaaaagtttaatacaattttttcatattaattaaaCCCGATGAAGCActtgaataattaaaattaagatattCGAATTCAACAATGAAGTAATGGAattccatttctttaaaattaaaccccaaaaccTTACAAGCACGAAGGGGTTATTTATATCCAGTATAAGTCGTTTTTAACAAATAGGTCCAGAGTTTAGTAATTCATCATCCTGCCCAATAAAAGGCCAGGCCCAGGGTTAAAATTTTCCTTTGACCAAGCATCCTTGAGTTGGCTCAAACTTAAATTTACCGCTTCATTTTAAAGGGTTCCCACCGAGCGGAAGAAACAAGAGAGCGGGAGAGAAGTAAAGGAAAAGAGGAGATTCCATCACCGCCGTCCGAAGAGGAGGCACGACCATGAGCAGGGTCAGAGTCAGAATAAGGAGACCTCGTAGGCGATTGTTGCGCTTGCTTTGAAATCTAAACCCTAGATTGCTGCTTTCTgcctattttgttatttatttttttcattgtttttatgttcttttagatgagctttttttttatctttaattctttatttttatgttcatGTTCTTGTAGCTGGAATACTATTGTAGCGATGAAAACGTGCGTAAGTATATCACGTGTCCGATTAAGAAGAACAAAAAAGGTTTTAGGGTAAATAATCACAGTTCTCGCTTGAtttgaggttttcttttgtttatttatttgttagcaTTAAGAATGTAACCGTGCTTATACCATCCTCTAACGCCTATAGGCTTGTAGCCTTGATTGGTTTTGCTGCGTGGAAATGATTAGTGACCTCTCCAATCACCAAGGAGATGGAGCTATTATGCTAATACCATAAAAAGGGTTAAAGTTGATAATGATATCTCACATGGGTCGCAATTTTTAACTTCACTGATAGAAGATTTAAGAAACTGGGCTTGGATTTGGTTTTTAAGTAACTTATGGATGAAGACAGATAgtataaaaataagttttagCTGATCTATTTGAGGAATTAACAACTGCACATAGGTATGTTGTCGAATCTGTGAATTTTGTAGCTTGCAGTGAAAGGGCAGTTTATCATAAAATTCTTGTACAAGTGAGAAGCGACATGGTAAGAGCTTGTTAACTAGCTGTATCCTAATTTCTGTTTGTTTCATTTACCTTGACAGTATTTGtttgttaaaaaaagaaaaagtagaaaGGGGCAGTGTCTTCACCGTGCCTTGTAGTTTCCTCTCATTTTCAATATTATATCAGAACTTTTGAAATTTCCATTGAAGAAAGTAGAACTGATGAGGATGGTATTTCATGCGAGTGGAATAAATTTCATCGCATAGCAGCCAACCAGTAAATTAGTTAGGTTGTAACTTCAAATCTATCACAAGCATTCACCTATGGAACCCTTTTCCTTATTCTGCGACACATGCAGAAGGGATTGTCGATATTGTGCTGTTTTTCATCAAAAAGCTGTAAAGTTTTTAAGGTTGCAACCTCTGCTCTTTTTgtctttgaataaatttatttattaatctaaaatTATAGGCTAAACTGTACAGGAAGTTTATTTatgccttttttttttaacaGAGAAGATCCTATCTGGAACTTTCTTTTTTTGTAAGCAATAGATAAAGAGAGATTATCTTGAATAGAGATGAAGGTGATGAAGTACAGCAGGTACTTATGACCGGTCTCAGCTTTGATGTTTTCTTGGTGCACCCAATTTGTGATGTGCCGAACATCTGAGGACTTGTTTGACTGAATGAATAGGCAATCTACTACTTTCTGATTCATTCTCTATTCTTATAACTCCAACTTAACATCAACAAATGATTGTCGAAAATTTCATCAACTAGACCTAGTATTTTGTGCTTATACTTTGTCTTTTGTTCTCTTTCCCAATGTTATCAAGGGACAGGAAATCCATGTCCCTAGCACCAGCATAGTGTGGCTTTCTTTCGAATGGAGATTATAAGCACCTATGTCAAAACTTCTTTAGTTAGAACTTTACCTTTCTATGATCAATAGTATTGAAAGAAGcgttctccttttctttcttGGTGAATTAGAACGGCATAGCTTTTACAGCTGAGCATGACATTCATCATAGCTTATAATGTTTGATATTTAGTTCTTTGAATACTTGAAAGCTGCAGGTGGTGCTGTTTTTGGCTGTCAGTAACAGCATCTGCCTTGATATTCGAATTTCTGAAACTTGTAGCTATAGTTTATTGTCGtctgaatatatttatatgatttaaaATCATTTCCCTTTTGCTTTCTTTTCTCTTGTTTTGCTCTGTTGATTACGATTATTATGTAAAAGAACTAGGTAACTTATTGCCATAGCTTGAGAAGTAAAACCGGTGACTCGATAACACAATATCTGTTCCCATGTATGTGAAATATTTACTCATGGAGACAAAGGTGGTTAACAATTTTAGATTTGATGTTAACTAAACCAGTCAATAGGAGTGTACCGCAAGAACTTGAATGTATTGCTGCAGTTGAATCAggatgatctcatgtattttctatttatttttattgtttttctatTGAAACCAAATTAACTGCTCTTAAACTGCCTAGTAAACGGAATCTGTTTAGTGGTCTTGGTTTCAATTTACAATGAGAGCTAAATCTCTATTTGTTGTCGTATGGTAGTTGAATACACACTGCTTTTTCTAGGAATGACACAGGGATTTCATAGAAAAAATTTAAGTTGTCATCAAATGAGATAATAATTTCGTAAATTTGTAAATGAAAGGAGTCTAATTATTATATAGGCTCTTCCCATCATGT
The genomic region above belongs to Gossypium hirsutum isolate 1008001.06 chromosome D05, Gossypium_hirsutum_v2.1, whole genome shotgun sequence and contains:
- the LOC107905882 gene encoding uncharacterized protein; its protein translation is MAESSAINRCLFLFMLIFPHFSTLALAEDGLVANGDFEARPSNGFPSEAIADGPTEIPSWRTKGRVELVSSGEKVSGGMLLIVPGGSKAVRLGNDAEISQEVTVEKGSTYAVTFSAARTCAQLESLNVSVPPASQSVDLQTLYNVQGWDPYSISFEAEEDKVPLIFRNTGMEDDPECGPIIDDIAIKKLVTPDQPKDNAVVNSGFEFGPWMFQNVSLGVLLPTNLDEETSPLPGWMVESTRAVRYIDSNHYAVPEGKRAVELVSGKEGIISQMVETKPDKLYSLTFSLGHAGDKCKEPLAVMAFAGDQAQNFHYTPDSNSTFQVASVNFTAKAERTRIAFYSVYYNTRTDDMSSLCGPVVDDVRVWYSWASINEVQMLLGLGLSFWAYLLVLV